Proteins encoded together in one Quercus lobata isolate SW786 chromosome 3, ValleyOak3.0 Primary Assembly, whole genome shotgun sequence window:
- the LOC115979812 gene encoding uncharacterized protein LOC115979812 isoform X1, giving the protein MGRGGKMSSKRNFRRRVRSEDKGSDDSDEDYVVSNEENVVSDGSDEDYCSSLDGCASEESFGKFIEEDEDEEEEEGAVRKVVRSKARSKVQKGRSGQQKIVVKTKRKRRRVMRDDEEEDEDEDEDEDYKVDDDDDGEEEEEEEVADEDEVEEPDYEDEEFTPDEDDCSDAEEELMRRKKRNNMKVSKRGLQKKGPVRGRKRRRNHKVPKKPLGNKRRKNGGFRRKLQFDDDDDNDDNEDDNNDDDDDEFVNNRPVVRERSKKKSGRRRRRFVVCLDSDFVSSGSSDCEYTISEEEKHTISEEEKHTVSEEEKQPVRETMEFSRSLRTSLRSSSLPSGTQEVGNLHQPRRRLVRKGKEKLEEPLVKKGKEKVEEVKTEVVKQVCGICLSEEDKRRFRGTLDCCSHYFCFACIMEWSKVESRCPLCKQRFKTIIKPARSAAGIDLREVEIPVPERDQVYQPTEEELRSYLDPYESVICTECHEGGDDGLMLLCDICDSPAHTYCVGLGREVPEGNWYCNDCSRPSAMVSSSSQAQDHLPDQRIRSNNMSNRPPPLVNIREGLDLNSMSSPCTPFPQGFGNLASPRFPVGSSPAASPVTGAAPTLSGRRWIHRHIQQLISSNRNSMAGRTDGMSAVNSSSDFLNSLNNQGRDTTSQQTRTHDTGMPYHMFLEDRLRDNPSSSSQSRDFFPSRLSFVRRQAGQDQTMTSTDRSLNGTLWPEQSGMNTIPGYEQLHPYNRSSNFGSDGSASPCTVREGIEFHMAKEQLQLMVKTHLKSLARDIDLGNTFKDIARSSTHTILAACGLEHTRSEVYYSIPPPSVCSHIELMTGGQTSLMKGCCSSCFDSFVGDVVKKIMDSKMPPTWLSLGL; this is encoded by the exons ATGGGCAGGGGAGGAAAGATGAGTAGCAAGAGGAATTTCAGGAGAAGGGTCAGGTCTGAAGATAAGGGTTCTGATGATTCAGATGAGGATTATGTGGTTTCCAATGAAGAAAACGTGGTCTCAGATGGTTCTGATGAGGATTATTGCTCTTCTTTAGATGGATGTGCTTCAGAAGAGAGTTTTGGTAAGTTTATTGAAGAGGACGAGGacgaggaggaagaggaggggGCGGTGAGGAAGGTTGTTAGATCAAAGGCTAGATCAAAAGTGCAAAAGGGCCGGTCGGGGCAGCAGAAAATTGTAGtgaaaacaaagagaaagaggagaagGGTTATGAGggatgatgaagaagaggatgaggacgaggatgaggatgaggattataaagttgatgatgatgatgatggggaggaagaggaggaggaggaggtggcGGACGAGGATGAGGTAGAGGAGCCAGATTACGAGGATGAGGAATTTACCCCTGATGAAGATGATTGTTCAGATGCGGAAGAGGAATTGATGCGtagaaagaagagaaataatatGAAAGTGAGCAAGAGAGGCTTGCAGAAAAAGGGTCCTGTTAGAGGTAGGAAAAGGAGAAGGAACCATAAGGTTCCAAAGAAGCCTTTGggtaataaaagaagaaagaatggtGGGTTTAGGAGGAAACTtcaatttgatgatgatgatgacaacgACGACAACGAAGATGacaacaatgatgatgatgatgatgagttTGTTAATAATAGACCGGTTGTGAGAGAGAGGAGCAAGAAAAAATCAGGTCGAAGACGGAGGaggtttgttgtttgtttggatTCAGATTTTGTGTCTTCTGGATCATCTGATTGTGAATATACCATTTCCGAGGAAGAGAAACATACTATCTCTGAAGAAGAGAAACATACTGTCTCTGAAGAAGAGAAACAGCCAGTGAGAGAAACCATGGAGTTTTCTAGAAGTTTGAGAACTAGTTTAAGGAGTTCATCTTTGCCAAGTGGAACTCAGGAGGTCGGGAATTTACATCAGCCAAGAAGACGTCTGGTAAGGAAGGGTAAGGAGAAGTTAGAGGAACCTTTGGTTAAGAAGGGTAAGGAGAAGGTGGAGGAAGTGAAAACTGAGGTGGTGAAGCAGGTGTGTGGAATTTGCCTGTCtgaagaagataaaagaagaTTTAGGGGAACGCTGGATTGCTGCtctcattatttttgttttgcttgcaTAATGGAGTGGTCAAAAGTGGAATCTCGTTGCCCTCTGTGCAAGCAGAGGTTCAAAACAATCATTAAGCCTGCAAGGTCAGCAGCAGGAATTGATTTGAGAGAAGTGGAGATTCCAGTGCCTGAGCGTGATCAG GTTTATCAACCCACTGAGGAAGAACTTAGGAGTTACCTTGATCCATATGAGAGTGTGATTTGTACAGAATGTCATGAAGGTGGGGATGATGGTCTCATGTTGCTGTGTGATATCTGTGATTCACCCGCACACACCTATTGTGTTGGTCTTGGACGGGAGGTACCCGAAGGTAATTGGTATTGTAACGATTGTAGTAGACCCAGTGCTATGGTATCTTCAAGCTCCCAAGCACAAGATCATCTGCCTGATCAAAGGATTAGAAGCAACAACATGTCTAATAGACCCCCACCTCTTGTAAATATTAGAGAAGGTTTAGACCTCAATTCAATGTCCTCACCATGTACACCATTTCCCCAAGGATTTGGGAATCTTGCATCACCTAGATTTCCTGTTGGAAGTTCCCCTGCAGCTTCTCCAGTAACTGGAGCGGCACCAACTCTTTCAGGGAGACGTTGGATACATCGTCACATACAACAACTCATTTCCTCTAATAGAAATTCTATGGCTGGTAGAACTGATGGGATGTCAGCTGTCAATTCAAGTagtgattttttaaattctctaaATAATCAAGGCAGGGATACAACAAGTCAACAAACAAGGACACACGACACAGGGATGCCATATCATATGTTCTTGGAGGATAGGTTACGCGACAATCCCTCTTCATCATCCCAAAGTAGGGATTTCTTTCCCTCGAGATTAAGCTTTGTGAGAAGGCAAGCAGGTCAGGACCAGACTATGACATCTACTGATAGGTCTTTAAATGGGACATTATGGCCTGAACAGTCAGGGATGAATACAATACCGGGTTATGAGCAACTCCATCCATACAACAGATCATCAAACTTTGGGTCTGATGGTAGTGCATCACCTTGTACAGTTAGAGAGGGGATTGAGTTCCACATGGCAAAGGAACAATTGCAATTAATGGTTAAAACCCATTTGAAGAGCTTGGCCCGAGATATCGATTTAG GGAATACTTTCAAGGACATTGCAAGGAGTTCTACACACACCATATTAGCTGCATGTGGGCTTGAGCATACGAGGAGCGAGGTTTATTATTCCATTCCCCCACCATCAGTCTGTTCCCACATTGAATTAATGACAGGTGGACAGACAAGTCTGATGAAAGGTTGCTGCTCCTCTTGTTTCGATTCTTTTGTAGGGGACGTGGTGAAGAAGATCATGGACTCAAAAATGCCACCAACATGGTTGAGTCTAGGTCTTTAG
- the LOC115979812 gene encoding uncharacterized protein LOC115979812 isoform X2, translating into MGRGGKMSSKRNFRRRVRSEDKGSDDSDEDYVVSNEENVVSDGSDEDYCSSLDGCASEESFGKFIEEDEDEEEEEGAVRKVVRSKARSKVQKGRSGQQKIVVKTKRKRRRVMRDDEEEDEDEDEDEDYKVDDDDDGEEEEEEEVADEDEVEEPDYEDEEFTPDEDDCSDAEEELMRRKKRNNMKVSKRGLQKKGPVRGRKRRRNHKVPKKPLGNKRRKNGGFRRKLQFDDDDDNDDNEDDNNDDDDDEFVNNRPVVRERSKKKSGRRRRRFVVCLDSDFVSSGSSDCEYTISEEEKHTISEEEKHTVSEEEKQPVRETMEFSRSLRTSLRSSSLPSGTQEVGNLHQPRRRLVRKGKEKLEEPLVKKGKEKVEEVKTEVVKQVCGICLSEEDKRRFRGTLDCCSHYFCFACIMEWSKVESRCPLCKQRFKTIIKPARSAAGIDLREVEIPVPERDQVYQPTEEELRSYLDPYESVICTECHEGGDDGLMLLCDICDSPAHTYCVGLGREVPEGNWYCNDCSRPSAMVSSSSQAQDHLPDQRIRSNNMSNRPPPLVNIREGLDLNSMSSPCTPFPQGFGNLASPRFPVGSSPAASPVTGAAPTLSGRRWIHRHIQQLISSNRNSMAGRTDGMSAVNSSSDFLNSLNNQGRDTTSQQTRTHDTGMPYHMFLEDRLRDNPSSSSQSRDFFPSRLSFVRRQAGQDQTMTSTDRSLNGTLWPEQSGMNTIPGYEQLHPYNRSSNFGSDGSASPCTVREGIEFHMAKEQLQLMVKTHLKSLARDIDLGTPDSLQ; encoded by the exons ATGGGCAGGGGAGGAAAGATGAGTAGCAAGAGGAATTTCAGGAGAAGGGTCAGGTCTGAAGATAAGGGTTCTGATGATTCAGATGAGGATTATGTGGTTTCCAATGAAGAAAACGTGGTCTCAGATGGTTCTGATGAGGATTATTGCTCTTCTTTAGATGGATGTGCTTCAGAAGAGAGTTTTGGTAAGTTTATTGAAGAGGACGAGGacgaggaggaagaggaggggGCGGTGAGGAAGGTTGTTAGATCAAAGGCTAGATCAAAAGTGCAAAAGGGCCGGTCGGGGCAGCAGAAAATTGTAGtgaaaacaaagagaaagaggagaagGGTTATGAGggatgatgaagaagaggatgaggacgaggatgaggatgaggattataaagttgatgatgatgatgatggggaggaagaggaggaggaggaggtggcGGACGAGGATGAGGTAGAGGAGCCAGATTACGAGGATGAGGAATTTACCCCTGATGAAGATGATTGTTCAGATGCGGAAGAGGAATTGATGCGtagaaagaagagaaataatatGAAAGTGAGCAAGAGAGGCTTGCAGAAAAAGGGTCCTGTTAGAGGTAGGAAAAGGAGAAGGAACCATAAGGTTCCAAAGAAGCCTTTGggtaataaaagaagaaagaatggtGGGTTTAGGAGGAAACTtcaatttgatgatgatgatgacaacgACGACAACGAAGATGacaacaatgatgatgatgatgatgagttTGTTAATAATAGACCGGTTGTGAGAGAGAGGAGCAAGAAAAAATCAGGTCGAAGACGGAGGaggtttgttgtttgtttggatTCAGATTTTGTGTCTTCTGGATCATCTGATTGTGAATATACCATTTCCGAGGAAGAGAAACATACTATCTCTGAAGAAGAGAAACATACTGTCTCTGAAGAAGAGAAACAGCCAGTGAGAGAAACCATGGAGTTTTCTAGAAGTTTGAGAACTAGTTTAAGGAGTTCATCTTTGCCAAGTGGAACTCAGGAGGTCGGGAATTTACATCAGCCAAGAAGACGTCTGGTAAGGAAGGGTAAGGAGAAGTTAGAGGAACCTTTGGTTAAGAAGGGTAAGGAGAAGGTGGAGGAAGTGAAAACTGAGGTGGTGAAGCAGGTGTGTGGAATTTGCCTGTCtgaagaagataaaagaagaTTTAGGGGAACGCTGGATTGCTGCtctcattatttttgttttgcttgcaTAATGGAGTGGTCAAAAGTGGAATCTCGTTGCCCTCTGTGCAAGCAGAGGTTCAAAACAATCATTAAGCCTGCAAGGTCAGCAGCAGGAATTGATTTGAGAGAAGTGGAGATTCCAGTGCCTGAGCGTGATCAG GTTTATCAACCCACTGAGGAAGAACTTAGGAGTTACCTTGATCCATATGAGAGTGTGATTTGTACAGAATGTCATGAAGGTGGGGATGATGGTCTCATGTTGCTGTGTGATATCTGTGATTCACCCGCACACACCTATTGTGTTGGTCTTGGACGGGAGGTACCCGAAGGTAATTGGTATTGTAACGATTGTAGTAGACCCAGTGCTATGGTATCTTCAAGCTCCCAAGCACAAGATCATCTGCCTGATCAAAGGATTAGAAGCAACAACATGTCTAATAGACCCCCACCTCTTGTAAATATTAGAGAAGGTTTAGACCTCAATTCAATGTCCTCACCATGTACACCATTTCCCCAAGGATTTGGGAATCTTGCATCACCTAGATTTCCTGTTGGAAGTTCCCCTGCAGCTTCTCCAGTAACTGGAGCGGCACCAACTCTTTCAGGGAGACGTTGGATACATCGTCACATACAACAACTCATTTCCTCTAATAGAAATTCTATGGCTGGTAGAACTGATGGGATGTCAGCTGTCAATTCAAGTagtgattttttaaattctctaaATAATCAAGGCAGGGATACAACAAGTCAACAAACAAGGACACACGACACAGGGATGCCATATCATATGTTCTTGGAGGATAGGTTACGCGACAATCCCTCTTCATCATCCCAAAGTAGGGATTTCTTTCCCTCGAGATTAAGCTTTGTGAGAAGGCAAGCAGGTCAGGACCAGACTATGACATCTACTGATAGGTCTTTAAATGGGACATTATGGCCTGAACAGTCAGGGATGAATACAATACCGGGTTATGAGCAACTCCATCCATACAACAGATCATCAAACTTTGGGTCTGATGGTAGTGCATCACCTTGTACAGTTAGAGAGGGGATTGAGTTCCACATGGCAAAGGAACAATTGCAATTAATGGTTAAAACCCATTTGAAGAGCTTGGCCCGAGATATCGATTTAG GAACTCCAGACAGTCTGCAGTAG